One window of the Salvelinus fontinalis isolate EN_2023a chromosome 2, ASM2944872v1, whole genome shotgun sequence genome contains the following:
- the LOC129823082 gene encoding nucleoside diphosphate kinase 3-like isoform X2, whose product MILLLTILASVFQTGWTGVNEHSFIAVKPDGVHRRLVGEIIQRFEKKGFRLVGMKLVQASEDLLREHYGDLRDKPFFNGLVRYMSSGPIVAMVWQGLDVVKMSRKMLGETNPADSLPGTIRGDYCMEVGRNVIHGSDSVESAQREISLWFRQNELLCWEDSSGHWIYE is encoded by the exons ATGATTTTACTCTTGACTATATTGGCAAGTGTTTTCCAAACAG GATGGACGGGTGTCAACGAGCACAGCTTCATAGCTGTGAAACCGGATGGTGTGCACCGGAGGCTAGTGGGAGAGATCATCCAGCGCTTTGAGAAAAAGGGCTTCAGATTGGTGGGAATGAAACTAGTCCAG GCATCCGAGGATCTCCTGAGAGAGCACTACGGGGACCTGAGAGACAAACCCTTCTTCAATGGATTGGTGCGCTACATGAGCTCTGGACCCATCGTTGCCATG GTGTGGCAAGGTCTGGATGTGGTGAAGATGTCTCGCAAGATGCTGGGAGAGACCAACCCGGCAGACTCCCTACCAGGAACCATCAGAGGAGACTACTGTATGGAAGTGGGCAG GAATGTGATCCATGGCAGTGACTCTGTGGAGAGCGCTCAGAGAGAGATCTCTCTGTGGTTCAGGCAGAATGAGCTACTGTGCTGGGAGGACAGCAGCGGACACTGGATCTacgagtga
- the LOC129823082 gene encoding nucleoside diphosphate kinase 3-like isoform X1, whose protein sequence is MGRRKRPLPVQQEKIEDLEAKHARIEESDGWTGVNEHSFIAVKPDGVHRRLVGEIIQRFEKKGFRLVGMKLVQASEDLLREHYGDLRDKPFFNGLVRYMSSGPIVAMVWQGLDVVKMSRKMLGETNPADSLPGTIRGDYCMEVGRNVIHGSDSVESAQREISLWFRQNELLCWEDSSGHWIYE, encoded by the exons ATGGGACGAAGAAAACGGCCATTGCCTGTTCAGCAGGAAAAAATTGAGGATTTGGAGGCAAAACATGCACGAATTGAGGAATCTGATG GATGGACGGGTGTCAACGAGCACAGCTTCATAGCTGTGAAACCGGATGGTGTGCACCGGAGGCTAGTGGGAGAGATCATCCAGCGCTTTGAGAAAAAGGGCTTCAGATTGGTGGGAATGAAACTAGTCCAG GCATCCGAGGATCTCCTGAGAGAGCACTACGGGGACCTGAGAGACAAACCCTTCTTCAATGGATTGGTGCGCTACATGAGCTCTGGACCCATCGTTGCCATG GTGTGGCAAGGTCTGGATGTGGTGAAGATGTCTCGCAAGATGCTGGGAGAGACCAACCCGGCAGACTCCCTACCAGGAACCATCAGAGGAGACTACTGTATGGAAGTGGGCAG GAATGTGATCCATGGCAGTGACTCTGTGGAGAGCGCTCAGAGAGAGATCTCTCTGTGGTTCAGGCAGAATGAGCTACTGTGCTGGGAGGACAGCAGCGGACACTGGATCTacgagtga
- the LOC129823082 gene encoding nucleoside diphosphate kinase 3-like isoform X3: MKLVQASEDLLREHYGDLRDKPFFNGLVRYMSSGPIVAMVWQGLDVVKMSRKMLGETNPADSLPGTIRGDYCMEVGRNVIHGSDSVESAQREISLWFRQNELLCWEDSSGHWIYE, translated from the exons ATGAAACTAGTCCAG GCATCCGAGGATCTCCTGAGAGAGCACTACGGGGACCTGAGAGACAAACCCTTCTTCAATGGATTGGTGCGCTACATGAGCTCTGGACCCATCGTTGCCATG GTGTGGCAAGGTCTGGATGTGGTGAAGATGTCTCGCAAGATGCTGGGAGAGACCAACCCGGCAGACTCCCTACCAGGAACCATCAGAGGAGACTACTGTATGGAAGTGGGCAG GAATGTGATCCATGGCAGTGACTCTGTGGAGAGCGCTCAGAGAGAGATCTCTCTGTGGTTCAGGCAGAATGAGCTACTGTGCTGGGAGGACAGCAGCGGACACTGGATCTacgagtga